The proteins below come from a single Bremerella sp. JC817 genomic window:
- the dapB gene encoding 4-hydroxy-tetrahydrodipicolinate reductase gives MATRIAINGAAGRMGQRLVALGSQDKSLDIVACFEHAGHAKFGQDAGVVAGIGELGVPLQEETDAQYSAIIDFSVPAGAHAAVERAVHAKAALVMATTGLEEEHQAKIREAASVIPVVWAPSMSTTVNLTMKLCEIAAEALKDIPGGADVEVLERHHRFKEDSPSGTALRFGELIAAKMGITEFVHGREGRPGARPHNEIAYHAIRTGDNPGEHTIIFGLLGETIEMTVRASNRDCYATGALQAAKFAAGKPAGLYNMNDVLGL, from the coding sequence ATGGCTACTCGTATCGCCATCAACGGAGCTGCCGGACGCATGGGGCAACGCCTGGTTGCCTTGGGCAGCCAAGACAAGTCGCTTGATATCGTCGCCTGCTTTGAACACGCAGGGCATGCCAAGTTTGGTCAAGATGCCGGCGTCGTGGCAGGCATTGGCGAGTTGGGCGTTCCGCTGCAGGAAGAAACCGACGCTCAGTATTCCGCGATCATTGACTTCTCGGTTCCCGCCGGAGCCCATGCCGCCGTCGAACGCGCCGTGCATGCCAAGGCGGCCCTGGTGATGGCAACCACCGGTCTGGAAGAAGAACATCAGGCCAAGATTCGCGAAGCAGCCAGCGTGATTCCGGTCGTCTGGGCTCCGAGCATGAGCACGACGGTCAACTTGACCATGAAGCTGTGCGAGATCGCCGCGGAAGCCCTGAAAGACATTCCTGGCGGGGCCGATGTCGAAGTCCTGGAACGACACCATCGCTTTAAGGAAGACAGCCCGAGCGGTACCGCCCTGCGGTTCGGTGAACTGATCGCCGCGAAGATGGGCATTACCGAGTTCGTCCATGGTCGCGAAGGGCGCCCAGGCGCACGCCCTCATAACGAGATCGCCTACCATGCGATCCGCACCGGCGACAACCCAGGCGAACACACCATCATCTTCGGCCTGCTCGGTGAAACGATTGAAATGACCGTTCGCGCCAGCAACCGCGATTGCTATGCGACGGGTGCACTGCAAGCCGCCAAATTCGCTGCCGGCAAGCCGGCTGGCCTTTACAACATGAACGACGTATTGGGTCTGTAA
- a CDS encoding sulfatase-like hydrolase/transferase, which yields MLRSFCALLMLCLLATSSFAEGKPDRLPNVILIVPDDMGFADMSSQGAKGFSTPNLDKLAGQGTRFTSFYVAQPVCTASRAAFMSGCYPNRVSLQGALNHTSKNGIHPDEYLLPEMFKDLGYATAGMGKWHLGTVLDFWPTRNGFDEWFGTPYSNDNTKYHPVLADEMPPFPLYEGERVIELDPDQSLFTRRLTEKAISFIERNQNRPFFLYLPQIMPHVPIFASESFRGRSERGLYGDVIEELDWSVGQLMRTLDRLKLTDDTIVIFFSDNGPWPSYGEHAGDAGPFREGKLTTFEGGVRVPCIMRWPGHIPADQVCDEPIMAIDLLPTLAQIVGGQMPTKKIDGLDVTDVLTKTDAKSPHEALFFYAGTELQAVRSGKWKLHFPHPYITPAGEPGKGGKPSNWGNNQAQSITQSGIRGIASRHGGRVEDIELSLFDLSNDPGETKNVADQHPDVVARLKKLAEPIRADLGDSLNGVEGTGIRAAGWVN from the coding sequence ATGCTGCGTTCTTTCTGTGCCCTGTTAATGCTGTGTCTGTTGGCGACCTCTAGCTTTGCGGAAGGCAAGCCAGACCGATTGCCCAATGTCATTTTGATCGTGCCAGACGACATGGGCTTCGCCGACATGAGCAGCCAGGGTGCGAAAGGCTTCAGCACTCCGAACCTCGATAAACTGGCCGGCCAGGGAACTCGCTTCACCAGCTTTTATGTTGCTCAGCCGGTCTGTACCGCGAGCCGAGCCGCCTTCATGAGTGGCTGTTATCCAAACCGAGTCAGTCTGCAGGGCGCCTTGAACCATACCAGTAAGAACGGGATTCATCCCGACGAGTACCTGCTGCCCGAGATGTTCAAAGATCTGGGTTATGCGACTGCCGGGATGGGGAAGTGGCACCTTGGCACGGTCCTCGATTTCTGGCCGACACGCAACGGTTTCGATGAGTGGTTCGGCACGCCTTACTCGAACGACAATACGAAGTACCATCCGGTGCTTGCCGACGAGATGCCACCTTTTCCGTTGTATGAAGGGGAGAGGGTTATCGAGCTCGACCCGGACCAAAGTTTGTTCACGCGTCGACTCACCGAGAAAGCGATTTCGTTCATCGAACGGAATCAAAATCGCCCGTTCTTCTTATATCTTCCCCAGATCATGCCGCACGTGCCGATCTTTGCGTCGGAAAGCTTCCGGGGGCGTAGCGAACGTGGTTTGTATGGCGACGTGATCGAAGAGCTCGACTGGTCGGTGGGACAATTAATGCGAACGCTTGATCGCTTGAAGCTGACCGACGACACGATCGTAATCTTCTTCAGCGACAACGGACCATGGCCAAGTTACGGCGAGCATGCTGGCGATGCCGGGCCTTTCCGCGAAGGAAAGCTGACCACGTTTGAAGGGGGCGTTCGCGTTCCGTGCATCATGCGGTGGCCGGGGCATATCCCAGCCGACCAGGTTTGCGACGAACCGATCATGGCGATCGATCTGTTGCCGACGCTTGCTCAGATTGTCGGCGGTCAGATGCCAACGAAAAAGATCGACGGTCTCGACGTGACCGACGTCCTAACGAAAACGGATGCGAAGTCACCGCATGAAGCGTTGTTCTTTTACGCTGGCACGGAACTTCAGGCAGTCCGCAGCGGCAAATGGAAGCTGCACTTCCCCCATCCCTACATTACGCCAGCCGGCGAACCAGGGAAAGGTGGCAAGCCTTCGAACTGGGGAAACAATCAGGCCCAATCGATCACCCAAAGTGGCATCCGTGGGATTGCCAGTCGGCATGGTGGCCGCGTGGAAGACATTGAACTGAGCCTGTTTGATCTCAGCAACGATCCAGGCGAAACCAAGAACGTCGCCGATCAGCATCCGGATGTCGTCGCTCGCTTAAAGAAGCTGGCAGAACCAATCCGGGCTGATCTGGGGGATTCGCTCAACGGCGTCGAGGGCACTGGGATCCGCGCCGCTGGTTGGGTGAACTAG
- a CDS encoding MFS transporter: protein MDAINNPYESPRNKAASVKSIPEHLSGDPSFYATTATQFFGAFNDNIFKQLLLLVAVNQVIQEKDGTDYQGLAMVVFAAPFVLFAGPTGYLADKFSKTTIIRVSKVLEIVAMVLGVAAFYWYDQLGMTGLMIVLAFMGFQSTLFAPAKYGILPELFHGRDLPKVNGVFLMTTFLAIIFGTVLAGILCDWLPNNLWIASTVCVGVAVVGTLTTLPMRHTPPATPDVKFTPQAAGIPKKTRELFLRDHAILKALLASCMFWLCAGIVQQAVNSLGKVQLELSDTRTSWLGGAIGLGIGLGCMLAGVLSSGKIEFKLVRIGAWGIVGCLGLMALPGGQHGQLLGLWGSLPVLILLGIFTGMFSVPIQVYLQAKAPEDQKGQVIAEMSRANWLAIFLSGFLYSIFDQVLIWGNMPRCYLFGFTLLIMLPVALLYHPKSEALDTEKDD from the coding sequence ATGGACGCTATCAACAACCCTTACGAATCCCCGAGAAACAAAGCCGCCTCGGTCAAGTCGATTCCGGAACATCTCTCGGGCGATCCTTCGTTCTATGCCACGACTGCCACGCAGTTCTTCGGGGCATTCAACGACAATATTTTCAAGCAGTTGCTGCTGCTGGTGGCGGTGAACCAGGTCATACAGGAAAAGGACGGCACCGACTATCAAGGTTTGGCGATGGTGGTGTTCGCCGCCCCCTTCGTGTTATTCGCTGGTCCGACCGGGTACCTGGCCGATAAGTTCAGCAAAACGACGATCATTCGCGTCTCGAAGGTGCTTGAGATCGTTGCCATGGTATTGGGCGTGGCGGCCTTCTATTGGTACGACCAGCTAGGCATGACCGGGCTGATGATCGTCCTGGCGTTCATGGGTTTTCAAAGCACGCTGTTTGCTCCCGCCAAATATGGAATCTTGCCCGAGCTGTTTCATGGACGCGATCTGCCGAAGGTGAACGGTGTGTTTTTAATGACCACCTTCCTGGCGATCATCTTCGGCACGGTTCTGGCCGGCATCCTGTGCGACTGGTTACCCAACAACTTGTGGATCGCCTCGACCGTGTGTGTCGGTGTTGCGGTTGTCGGGACACTGACAACGCTCCCGATGCGGCACACGCCACCAGCCACGCCAGATGTAAAGTTCACCCCCCAGGCCGCCGGCATTCCCAAGAAGACTCGTGAGCTCTTCCTGCGGGATCATGCGATCCTGAAGGCACTGTTGGCCTCGTGCATGTTCTGGCTTTGTGCCGGCATTGTGCAGCAGGCGGTCAACTCGCTGGGGAAGGTTCAATTGGAACTAAGCGATACGCGGACCAGTTGGCTTGGCGGGGCGATTGGTCTGGGGATCGGTCTGGGCTGCATGCTGGCAGGCGTGCTTTCCAGCGGTAAGATCGAGTTCAAGCTGGTGCGAATCGGGGCCTGGGGCATTGTCGGTTGCCTTGGTTTGATGGCCCTGCCCGGCGGACAGCATGGTCAGCTTCTTGGGTTGTGGGGAAGCTTGCCGGTGCTGATTTTGCTGGGGATCTTCACTGGTATGTTCTCGGTTCCGATTCAAGTTTATCTGCAGGCCAAGGCTCCCGAGGATCAGAAGGGTCAAGTGATCGCCGAGATGTCGCGGGCCAACTGGCTGGCGATCTTTCTGTCAGGGTTCTTGTATTCGATCTTCGATCAGGTTCTGATCTGGGGAAACATGCCACGCTGCTATTTGTTTGGATTCACCCTCCTCATCATGCTTCCGGTGGCTTTGTTATATCACCCCAAGTCGGAAGCGCTGGACACGGAAAAGGACGACTAA
- a CDS encoding ROK family protein has product MNVIGVEIGGTKLQVALADADSLETIVSLREEIVPANGAAGIQQQLQRMIRSLQSEHTVAAIGIGFGGPLDATAGVITTSHQVEGWDRFPMVAWCQEQFGLPAVIRNDCDTAALAEATLGAGQGKESSFYVTIGSGIGGGYVYQGQLMGGSRPAFAEIGHLRPGVLHSEPGNTVEAESSGFGISNEVRQWIKNIAPEERDDDCRDLLARCQGDLEKLTTRDIAEAALAGNVICEVVLRDAVETLGWAIAQVITLLAPEVVILGGGVSLIPQKLFRTPLEDQIATYVFPPLAGSYQLVPAQLGEAVVVQGALLLAKQFVSQH; this is encoded by the coding sequence ATGAATGTGATCGGCGTTGAAATCGGAGGCACCAAGCTTCAAGTTGCCCTGGCCGATGCCGACTCGCTGGAAACGATCGTTTCGCTCCGGGAAGAGATCGTTCCGGCCAACGGAGCAGCCGGTATTCAGCAGCAACTGCAGCGCATGATTCGTTCGCTTCAGTCTGAACATACCGTCGCGGCGATCGGCATTGGGTTCGGCGGTCCGCTCGATGCAACAGCTGGAGTGATTACCACCAGTCATCAGGTCGAGGGCTGGGATCGGTTTCCGATGGTGGCCTGGTGCCAGGAGCAGTTCGGTTTGCCAGCCGTGATTCGCAACGACTGCGATACGGCGGCTCTGGCGGAAGCGACGCTCGGGGCAGGGCAGGGCAAAGAGAGCTCGTTCTACGTGACCATCGGCAGTGGAATCGGTGGCGGTTATGTCTATCAGGGACAACTGATGGGAGGTAGTCGCCCCGCCTTCGCCGAGATCGGGCATCTGCGACCCGGCGTGTTGCATTCCGAACCTGGCAACACCGTCGAAGCGGAATCGTCCGGCTTTGGCATCTCCAACGAAGTTCGCCAGTGGATCAAGAATATCGCCCCGGAAGAACGGGACGACGATTGCCGCGACCTGTTGGCTCGCTGCCAGGGGGATCTCGAAAAGCTGACGACCCGCGATATTGCCGAAGCAGCGCTGGCAGGCAATGTCATCTGTGAAGTGGTCCTGCGCGACGCGGTCGAGACGCTCGGCTGGGCCATCGCTCAGGTGATCACGCTGTTGGCCCCTGAGGTCGTGATCCTGGGCGGCGGCGTGTCGCTGATACCCCAGAAGTTGTTTCGGACGCCGCTGGAAGATCAGATCGCGACCTATGTCTTCCCGCCGCTGGCCGGCAGCTATCAACTAGTGCCGGCGCAGCTTGGCGAAGCGGTCGTCGTGCAAGGGGCACTGTTGCTGGCGAAGCAATTCGTTTCGCAGCACTAG
- a CDS encoding methyl-accepting chemotaxis protein encodes MFGLISTRLYSWRNKSEHEAKARQAAQQLHEARAIVDALHRSNAVIEFNLDGTIITANELFLQTLGYSLPEIVGKHHRMFVTPEYAVSEEYRQFWDKLRTGAGLPGRFLRVAKDGSKVYIQASYNPVYDVDGNLCKIVKFATDVTQQVEAHQKATRLQNMLERLPLNIMFADLDMVIRYINPASLATFKKIADLLPVKPDKIVGAPLSIFHSNPQVQHNILSDPGNLPMSTEFRLGPEVIRLNVSAIYDAEGKYIGPMACWGIETEKAEVRGRVSNLAEVGNSVATSVSEMAIAMDEIGLRITRNAELAEDTNHQVSDAGSWIRQLSESSQEIGGIIGTIQELAEQTNLLALNATIESARAGEAGRGFAVVANEVKSLANSTSDATKNIAERINSIRENINRVVDTNTHITGSISEVNQNSNTIAAAVEEQNAIVHGMKQTADELVMLADELKKL; translated from the coding sequence ATGTTTGGTTTGATCTCGACACGCCTTTACTCGTGGCGCAATAAGTCGGAACACGAAGCGAAAGCACGCCAGGCTGCACAGCAGTTGCACGAGGCACGAGCGATTGTTGATGCACTGCACCGCTCAAATGCGGTGATCGAATTCAATTTAGATGGCACGATCATCACGGCGAACGAGTTGTTCCTGCAAACACTCGGATACTCGCTGCCTGAAATCGTCGGCAAGCACCATCGTATGTTCGTGACGCCGGAGTATGCCGTCAGCGAAGAGTATCGGCAGTTCTGGGATAAGTTACGGACCGGAGCCGGCCTTCCCGGACGCTTCCTGCGGGTGGCCAAAGATGGCTCGAAAGTCTATATCCAGGCCAGCTACAATCCGGTCTACGATGTTGACGGCAACCTCTGCAAGATCGTCAAGTTCGCCACCGATGTCACCCAGCAGGTTGAAGCCCACCAAAAGGCAACTCGTCTGCAAAACATGTTGGAGCGTCTCCCGCTGAACATTATGTTCGCGGACCTCGACATGGTGATCCGCTACATCAATCCAGCATCGCTGGCAACATTTAAAAAAATTGCGGACTTGCTGCCGGTCAAGCCAGACAAAATTGTCGGAGCTCCGTTGAGTATCTTCCACAGCAACCCCCAGGTTCAACACAACATTCTCAGCGATCCTGGCAACTTGCCGATGAGCACAGAGTTCCGTCTCGGCCCAGAGGTGATTCGCCTGAACGTGAGCGCGATCTACGATGCCGAAGGCAAGTACATTGGTCCGATGGCCTGCTGGGGAATCGAAACGGAGAAGGCGGAGGTTCGCGGTCGCGTGAGTAACCTGGCCGAAGTCGGCAATTCAGTCGCGACCAGCGTCAGCGAAATGGCGATCGCCATGGACGAAATCGGGCTGCGAATCACCCGCAACGCGGAACTGGCCGAAGATACGAATCACCAGGTTTCCGATGCCGGATCATGGATTCGACAACTCTCGGAATCGAGCCAGGAGATTGGCGGCATCATCGGCACCATTCAAGAGCTGGCCGAACAAACCAACCTCCTCGCCTTGAACGCCACCATCGAGTCCGCTCGGGCTGGCGAAGCAGGTCGCGGCTTTGCGGTCGTCGCCAACGAAGTGAAGTCGCTCGCCAACAGCACTTCTGATGCGACCAAGAACATCGCGGAACGTATCAATAGCATTCGCGAAAACATCAATCGGGTGGTCGACACGAATACGCATATCACTGGTTCGATTTCGGAAGTGAATCAGAACAGCAACACGATCGCCGCCGCAGTGGAAGAGCAAAACGCGATCGTCCACGGCATGAAACAAACGGCGGACGAACTGGTGATGTTGGCGGACGAACTCAAGAAACTGTAA
- a CDS encoding sulfatase codes for MARPFLAWMLVVFLTPTLAAADRPNVLFIAVDDLRPELGCYGKSHMVTPNIDRLAGQGTLFERAYCMVPTCGASRAALLTSIRPARDRFITHLASAEEEVPNITTLNTWFKEAGYHTVSNGKIFHHPQDNEHGWSEKPWRPKGPTFKLKESIAATKTTTKGYGPPVEAADVPDDFYRDGKLARKTIEDLQRLKEQDKPFFLAVGFFKPHLPFVAPQKYWDLYDAEKIDLPETYHRPKNAPDAAIHSSGELRAYAGIPKKGPVSDETAKSMIHGYYACVSYTDANIGRLLDELDRLELSDNTIVVLWGDHGWNLGEHTLWCKHSCFETSMHAPLIVKVPGKYAGQKTAALTEFIDIYPSLCELCGLDTPEHCQGTSFVPLLKDPTAAGKPFAIGRFLAGDTIRTDGYRYTEYSTKQNGVHATMLYDEKSDPAEDNNIVEQAQQSATVEQLSEQLQKQMGKPTNP; via the coding sequence ATGGCTCGTCCCTTCCTTGCCTGGATGCTGGTTGTGTTTCTTACCCCAACACTGGCCGCGGCCGATCGACCAAACGTGTTGTTTATTGCTGTCGACGACCTCCGTCCCGAACTCGGCTGCTACGGGAAGTCGCATATGGTGACACCCAATATCGACCGTTTGGCCGGCCAGGGAACCCTCTTCGAGCGAGCTTATTGCATGGTTCCGACCTGCGGTGCCTCTAGGGCGGCGCTGCTGACCAGCATTCGCCCTGCGCGCGATCGCTTCATCACGCACCTTGCCTCGGCCGAGGAAGAAGTGCCGAACATCACCACGCTGAACACCTGGTTCAAAGAGGCGGGCTACCACACGGTTTCCAACGGCAAGATCTTCCATCACCCGCAAGACAACGAGCATGGCTGGTCCGAAAAGCCTTGGCGTCCCAAGGGTCCGACCTTCAAGCTGAAAGAAAGCATCGCCGCGACGAAGACCACCACCAAAGGCTATGGTCCTCCGGTCGAAGCGGCCGATGTTCCGGACGACTTTTACCGCGACGGCAAGCTGGCTCGCAAGACGATTGAAGACTTGCAGCGTTTGAAAGAGCAGGACAAACCCTTCTTCCTGGCGGTCGGTTTCTTCAAGCCCCATCTGCCGTTCGTCGCCCCGCAGAAATACTGGGACCTGTACGATGCCGAGAAGATCGATCTTCCGGAAACATACCATCGTCCCAAGAATGCTCCGGATGCTGCGATCCACAGCTCTGGCGAACTGCGAGCTTACGCGGGGATCCCCAAGAAGGGCCCTGTCAGCGACGAAACCGCCAAGAGCATGATCCATGGTTACTACGCGTGCGTCAGCTATACCGATGCGAACATCGGACGCCTGCTGGACGAACTCGATCGCCTGGAACTGTCGGACAACACCATCGTGGTGTTGTGGGGCGATCATGGCTGGAACCTGGGCGAGCATACCCTGTGGTGCAAACATTCCTGCTTTGAAACTTCGATGCATGCTCCGTTGATCGTGAAAGTCCCTGGCAAGTACGCCGGACAAAAGACGGCAGCGTTGACCGAGTTCATCGATATCTACCCTTCGCTGTGCGAACTGTGCGGTCTCGATACTCCAGAACATTGCCAGGGCACCAGCTTCGTTCCGCTGCTGAAAGATCCGACCGCAGCCGGCAAGCCGTTTGCGATTGGCCGGTTCCTGGCAGGCGACACCATCCGTACCGACGGTTATCGCTACACCGAGTATTCCACCAAGCAGAACGGGGTTCACGCGACGATGCTGTACGACGAGAAGAGCGATCCGGCGGAAGACAACAACATTGTCGAGCAGGCCCAACAAAGCGCGACGGTCGAGCAGCTTTCCGAGCAACTTCAGAAGCAAATGGGCAAACCCACCAACCCGTAG
- a CDS encoding SIS domain-containing protein: MLGASLDIAAYIDRFKTELDKLEQSQITKWADLIYDAYESGNFVYIFGNGGSGCNASHMAEDLGKSSLREKDLGDESLRRLKVLSLTDNVGWIMAVGNDIGYDQIFLQQVMNYGQEGDVVLAISGSGNSDNVLKAVDWSNRHGLKTLGLTGYGGGKLRDMAQHSFHVPLDDMGMVESIHLAIFHWVLNDVFARINDEGRYAK; this comes from the coding sequence ATGCTCGGAGCATCTCTCGATATCGCGGCTTACATCGATCGCTTCAAGACAGAACTCGACAAGCTCGAACAATCGCAAATCACTAAGTGGGCCGACCTGATTTACGACGCCTACGAGAGCGGCAACTTCGTGTACATCTTCGGCAATGGCGGCAGCGGTTGTAATGCCAGCCACATGGCCGAAGATCTCGGTAAGAGTTCGCTCCGCGAGAAAGATCTCGGCGACGAATCGCTCCGCCGCTTGAAGGTGCTGAGCCTGACGGATAACGTCGGCTGGATCATGGCGGTTGGCAACGACATCGGTTACGACCAGATTTTCCTGCAGCAGGTGATGAACTACGGCCAGGAAGGGGACGTCGTCCTGGCGATCAGTGGCAGCGGCAACAGTGACAACGTGTTGAAGGCGGTCGACTGGTCGAATCGGCATGGCCTGAAAACGCTTGGCCTGACCGGCTACGGCGGCGGCAAGCTCCGCGACATGGCTCAGCATAGCTTCCATGTGCCGCTGGACGATATGGGCATGGTCGAGAGCATTCACCTGGCGATCTTCCACTGGGTGCTGAACGATGTCTTTGCCCGGATCAACGACGAAGGCCGCTACGCCAAATGA
- a CDS encoding phosphatidylinositol-specific phospholipase C/glycerophosphodiester phosphodiesterase family protein yields MLCSIDRIFSAVLLATALFAASAFGQTPLPQAHAHNDYYHKRPLLDALDQGFCNVEADIYLVQGQLLVGHERWELRTNRSLTSLYLDPLKERIEANGGHVYETPKPFILMIDIKTNGEEVYAALEKLLAQYDFISVTEDGKHQEKAVTVVISGDRPKKAVAEANPRRVGLDGRLSDLNANWPAELMPVISDKWGSHFKWKGQGPMPDAEQAKLKEIVEKTHAKGRQLRFWGTPEDPKFWAMLQSAGVDLIGTDDLEKLSEFLNHSDSSTPE; encoded by the coding sequence ATGCTCTGCTCGATTGATCGAATCTTCAGCGCGGTGCTTCTGGCGACCGCGCTGTTTGCCGCTTCGGCTTTTGGACAAACGCCTCTGCCGCAAGCGCACGCTCATAACGACTATTACCACAAGCGTCCCTTGCTCGACGCCTTGGACCAAGGCTTTTGCAACGTTGAAGCCGACATCTACCTGGTTCAAGGACAACTGTTGGTTGGGCACGAACGCTGGGAACTGCGAACCAATCGTTCGTTGACTTCGCTCTACCTCGACCCGCTCAAAGAACGGATCGAGGCGAACGGTGGCCACGTCTATGAAACTCCGAAGCCATTCATTCTGATGATCGACATCAAAACGAACGGCGAAGAGGTCTACGCCGCGCTTGAGAAGTTGCTCGCCCAGTACGACTTCATCTCGGTCACCGAAGATGGCAAGCATCAAGAGAAAGCCGTGACCGTCGTGATCAGTGGCGATCGTCCCAAGAAAGCGGTCGCCGAGGCCAACCCACGTCGCGTCGGGCTCGATGGTCGCTTGTCCGACTTGAACGCCAACTGGCCTGCCGAACTGATGCCGGTGATCAGCGACAAGTGGGGCAGCCACTTCAAGTGGAAAGGCCAAGGCCCGATGCCGGATGCCGAACAAGCCAAGCTAAAAGAGATCGTCGAGAAGACACACGCCAAAGGTCGCCAGCTTCGCTTCTGGGGCACCCCGGAAGATCCGAAGTTCTGGGCAATGCTTCAGTCGGCAGGCGTCGACTTAATCGGCACTGACGACCTGGAAAAGCTGAGCGAGTTCCTCAATCACAGCGACTCCAGCACGCCTGAGTAG
- a CDS encoding DUF1559 domain-containing protein: protein MCASTKTWNRRVSRRGFTLVELLVVIAIIGVLIALLLPAVQQAREAARRMQCTNQQKQLALAMHNHHDTYGKLPGGSYRNSDWGRDSYSWYCFILPFIEENAMYEELNLNEKINGGSSVRSYARMQLLDSMLCPSDDSKIQEQGSDNWQNSLHNYVVCYGDANFNSGIAPWNQVDGYAGKAGMFVPEKQAGLRDATDGLSNTLLFSEIITPAEEDYWSSIGRTQVSMGAGFTTYLTPNADANDRTNRCHLNLGGNLGAKCTAHADWDWGANVVAPRSWHPGGVNVAMSDGSVRFMPETINLTVWRGLGTRNGGEVLSDF from the coding sequence ATGTGCGCTTCCACGAAAACCTGGAATCGACGTGTTTCACGTCGCGGTTTCACTCTGGTCGAATTGCTGGTGGTCATCGCCATCATTGGCGTGTTGATCGCGTTGTTACTTCCTGCCGTGCAGCAAGCACGTGAGGCAGCTCGACGTATGCAGTGCACCAATCAGCAGAAACAACTCGCCTTGGCCATGCACAACCATCACGACACCTACGGCAAGTTGCCAGGCGGAAGTTACCGCAACTCGGACTGGGGTCGCGACTCGTACTCGTGGTACTGCTTCATTCTGCCGTTCATCGAAGAAAACGCGATGTACGAAGAGTTGAACCTGAACGAAAAGATCAACGGCGGTTCCTCGGTTCGCAGCTACGCTCGTATGCAGCTGCTTGACTCGATGTTGTGCCCCTCGGACGACTCGAAGATTCAGGAACAAGGTTCCGACAACTGGCAGAATTCGCTGCATAACTATGTGGTGTGCTACGGCGATGCGAACTTCAACTCGGGCATCGCACCATGGAATCAGGTCGATGGCTACGCGGGCAAGGCTGGCATGTTCGTTCCTGAGAAGCAAGCCGGTCTGCGGGATGCCACCGATGGTCTCTCGAACACGCTGTTGTTCTCGGAAATCATCACCCCAGCAGAAGAAGACTACTGGAGCAGCATCGGCCGTACGCAGGTTTCGATGGGTGCTGGTTTCACCACTTACCTGACGCCAAATGCCGACGCCAACGATCGCACCAATCGTTGCCACTTGAACCTCGGGGGCAACCTGGGTGCCAAGTGCACCGCCCATGCCGACTGGGATTGGGGTGCCAACGTGGTCGCGCCACGCAGCTGGCATCCAGGCGGCGTGAATGTCGCCATGTCGGACGGCTCGGTTCGCTTCATGCCTGAAACGATCAACCTGACGGTTTGGCGTGGACTGGGAACCCGAAACGGCGGCGAAGTGTTGTCGGACTTCTAA